A single region of the Gorilla gorilla gorilla isolate KB3781 chromosome 1, NHGRI_mGorGor1-v2.1_pri, whole genome shotgun sequence genome encodes:
- the EBNA1BP2 gene encoding probable rRNA-processing protein EBP2, translated as MISRQRVLLKTKTALQSGEHRPAPTPPPARTRPARHPGHALPALCSSPCPSPFPSPGVVLRATPPPRLLFLPFPLYPHCYQLLLATPRYPLPPFVSLWVSRPRMYPEALPEGSLSNPGTFKRRSGSYSNDKPEVWFAAGSGSPNQKLSSSCVGRACGEMDTPPLSDSESESDESLVTDRELQDAFSRGLLKPGLNVVLEGPKKAVNDVNGLKQCLAEFKRDLEWVERLDVTLGPVPEIGGSEAPAPQNKDQKAVDPEDDFQREMSFYRQAQAAVLAVLPRLHQLKVPTKRPTDYFAEMAKSDLQMQKIRQKLQTKQAAMERSEKAKQLRALRKYGKKVQTEVLQKRQQEKAHMMNAIKKYQKGFSDKLDFLEGDQKPLAQRKKAGAKGQQMRKGPSAKRRYKNQKFGFGGKKKGSKWNTRESYDDVSSFRAKTAHGRGLKRPGKKGSNKRPGKRTRDKMKNRTH; from the exons ATGATCTCCCGCCAAAGAGTTCTGCTGAAAACCAAGACAGCGCTTCAGAGTGGAGAGCACCGCCCCGCTCCGACCCCGCCCCCGGCCCGGACACGCCCCGCCCGGCATCCAGGACACGCCCTCCCCGCCCTTTGCTCCTCCCCTtgtccctcccctttcccctcccccggGGTCGTCCTCCGCGCCACCCCACCCCCGCGGctcctttttctgccttttcctttGTACCCTCACTGCTACCAGCTCCTTCTGGCGACCCCCAGGTACCCCCTCCCACCTTTCGTTTCTCTCTGGGTCAGCAGACCACGTATGTATCCAGAGGCGCTACCTGAAGGGAGCCTAAGCAACCCGGGCACTTTCAAACGCCGTAGCGGTTCCTATAGCAACGACAAACCGGAAGTATGGTTTGCCGCCGGAAGCGGAAGTCCCAATCAAAAGTTGAGCAGTAGCT GTGTGGGACGTGCGTGCGGCGAGATGGACACTCCCCCGCTCTCGGATTCGGAGTCGGAATCCGACGAATCCCTTGTCACAGACAGAGAG TTGCAGGATGCGTTTTCCCGAGGGCTTCTGAAGCCAGGCCTCAATGTCGTGCTAGAGGGGCCGAAGAAGGCCGTGAACGACGTG AATGGCCTGAAgcaatgtttggcagaattcaagCGGGATCTGGAATGGGTTGAAAGGCTCGATGTGACACTGGGTCCGGTACCGGAGATCGGTGGATCTGAGGCGCCAGCACCTCAGAACAAGGACCAGAAAGCTGTTGATCCAGAAGACGACTTCCAGCGAGAGATGAGCTT CTATCGCCAAGCCCAGGCCGCAGTGCTTGCAGTCTTACCCCGCCTCCATCAGCTCAAAGTCCCTACCAAGAGACCCACTGATTATTTTGCGGAAATGGCCAAATCTGATCTGCAGATGCAGAAG ATTCGACAGAAGCTGCAGACTAAACAGGCTGCCATGGAGAGGTCTGAAAAGGCTAAGCAACTGCGAGCACTTAGGAAATACGGGAAGAAG GTGCAAACGGAGGTTCTTCAGAAGAGGCAGCAGGAGAAAGCACATATGATGAATGCTATTAAGAAATATCAGAAAG GCTTCTCTGATAAACTGGATTTCCTTGAGGGAGATCAGAAACCTCTGGCACAGCGCAAGAAGGCAGGAGCCAAAGGCCAGCAGATGAGGAAGGG GCCCAGTGCTAAACGACGGTATAAAAACCAGAAGTTTGGTTTTGGTGGAAAGAAGAAAGGCTCGAAGTGGAACACTCGGGAGAGCTATGATGATGTATCTAGCTTCCGGGCCAAGACAGCTCATGGCAGAGGCCTCAAGAGGCCTGGCAAGAAAGGATCAAAT AAGAGACCTGGAAAACGAACAAGAGATAAGATGAAGAACAGAACACACTAA